A genomic window from Deinococcus aquaedulcis includes:
- a CDS encoding carbohydrate ABC transporter permease yields MRVPWRTTLLSYTFLAPALILLGVFTFYPLLYGSYLGFTEYNGARFAQGLDPKWVGTANFEKLFADPLFMTALQNSLKYLLVVPALQLAALGVAVLVNKQLPGMAIFRAGFYVPVVTSISLAAVMWEWVFNREGTLNWLLRSLGLTSPEAQFGWLNSEVWAFWAVMLVTFWRGFGYYMVLYLAGLQNIPEELEEAAVLDGASAWQRFWKITVPLMRPTILLCTLLSTIAALRVLEEVLVLTNGGPLNSTYTALMYVFSKAFQGFDFDYGLASAAGLVVAAVALVLSFVNFKLFNRPEEEQT; encoded by the coding sequence ATGCGAGTTCCCTGGCGCACGACCCTGCTGTCGTATACCTTCCTGGCCCCGGCCCTGATCCTGCTGGGCGTGTTTACCTTCTATCCGCTGCTGTACGGTTCGTACCTGGGCTTTACGGAGTACAACGGCGCGCGGTTTGCGCAGGGGCTGGACCCCAAGTGGGTGGGCACCGCCAACTTCGAGAAACTCTTTGCCGATCCCCTGTTCATGACCGCGCTGCAAAACAGCCTGAAATACCTGCTGGTGGTGCCGGCCCTGCAGCTGGCGGCCCTGGGGGTGGCGGTGCTGGTGAACAAGCAGCTGCCCGGCATGGCCATCTTCCGCGCTGGGTTCTACGTCCCGGTGGTGACCTCGATTTCGCTGGCGGCCGTGATGTGGGAATGGGTGTTCAACCGCGAAGGCACCCTGAACTGGCTGCTGCGTTCGCTGGGCCTCACCTCGCCAGAAGCGCAGTTCGGCTGGCTGAACTCGGAGGTCTGGGCGTTCTGGGCGGTCATGCTGGTGACCTTCTGGCGCGGCTTCGGCTATTACATGGTCCTGTATCTGGCCGGCCTGCAGAACATCCCCGAGGAACTGGAAGAAGCGGCGGTGCTGGACGGCGCCAGCGCGTGGCAGCGCTTCTGGAAGATCACGGTCCCCCTCATGCGGCCCACCATCCTGCTGTGCACGCTGCTGTCCACCATTGCCGCGCTGCGCGTGCTGGAAGAAGTGCTGGTGCTCACCAACGGCGGCCCGCTGAACTCCACCTACACAGCGCTGATGTACGTGTTTTCCAAGGCCTTCCAGGGCTTCGACTTCGATTATGGGCTGGCCAGCGCGGCGGGGCTCGTGGTGGCGGCGGTGGCGTTGGTGCTGTCTTTTGTGAACTTCAAGCTGTTTAACCGCCCCGAGGAGGAACAGACATGA
- a CDS encoding ABC transporter substrate-binding protein — MKRALSILTLSLGMTALSSANAQTTVTFWTWYLSPKFDNYIKTTIAAFEKANPGIKVQWFDKQDSMVQDFIASVNLGNAPDVVNLNIDETQKAAQNGFLRAVSDFTPTATLNRTFYAQSLRNFTTGGKVYAYPWYGWINEGVLVYNPELLQKAGLSRAPRSSSEMLTYAKTIKDKTGAYGWVPALKDPNTASFLGFFYAEGLPIYGADGRAVFNSPRHAALLNQYVTLFRGGYIPEDAVRREAFQLATELYAQNRVAMIVGGPQALTRIKDTNPGLYAKTVVTGAPVGPANVQTGGSMALVIPRASKNPEAAAKLAAFFTNNANQLAFAKVVPVVPTTLGAQSAAQFKVTSQDPIAKATGLVGASGRFINPGYKAPGNSDDLYKNFNDNIEAALLGRKSAQQALNDAAAYWNANMKK, encoded by the coding sequence ATGAAACGAGCCCTGAGCATCCTGACCCTGAGCCTTGGTATGACCGCCCTGTCCAGCGCAAACGCCCAGACCACCGTGACCTTCTGGACGTGGTATCTGAGCCCCAAGTTCGACAACTACATCAAGACCACGATTGCCGCCTTTGAAAAGGCCAACCCCGGGATCAAGGTGCAGTGGTTCGACAAGCAGGACTCGATGGTGCAGGACTTTATTGCCAGCGTGAACCTGGGCAACGCCCCGGACGTGGTGAACCTGAACATTGACGAAACCCAGAAGGCCGCCCAGAACGGCTTCCTACGTGCGGTGAGCGACTTTACCCCCACGGCCACCCTGAACCGCACCTTCTACGCCCAGAGCCTGCGCAACTTCACCACCGGCGGCAAGGTCTACGCCTACCCCTGGTACGGCTGGATCAACGAAGGCGTGCTGGTCTACAACCCTGAACTGCTGCAGAAGGCCGGCCTGAGCCGCGCGCCGCGTTCCAGCAGCGAAATGCTGACCTACGCCAAGACCATCAAGGACAAGACCGGCGCCTACGGCTGGGTGCCCGCGCTGAAAGACCCCAACACGGCCTCGTTCCTGGGCTTCTTCTACGCCGAGGGCCTGCCCATCTACGGCGCCGACGGCAGGGCCGTGTTCAATAGCCCGCGCCACGCCGCGCTGCTGAACCAGTACGTGACCCTGTTCCGGGGCGGGTACATTCCCGAAGACGCGGTGCGCCGCGAAGCCTTCCAGCTGGCCACCGAACTGTACGCGCAAAACCGCGTGGCCATGATCGTGGGCGGCCCCCAGGCCCTGACCCGCATCAAGGACACCAACCCCGGCCTGTACGCCAAGACTGTGGTGACCGGCGCCCCCGTGGGCCCAGCCAACGTGCAGACCGGCGGCAGCATGGCCCTGGTGATTCCCCGGGCCAGCAAGAACCCAGAAGCCGCTGCCAAGCTGGCCGCCTTCTTCACCAACAACGCCAACCAGCTGGCCTTTGCCAAGGTGGTGCCGGTAGTGCCCACCACTCTGGGTGCTCAGAGCGCTGCGCAGTTCAAGGTAACCAGCCAGGACCCCATCGCCAAGGCCACCGGTCTGGTGGGCGCCTCGGGCCGCTTTATCAACCCCGGCTACAAGGCGCCCGGCAACAGCGATGACCTGTACAAGAACTTCAACGACAACATTGAAGCCGCGCTGCTGGGCCGTAAATCCGCGCAGCAGGCCCTGAACGACGCCGCCGCCTACTGGAACGCCAACATGAAGAAGTGA
- a CDS encoding MurR/RpiR family transcriptional regulator: protein MSQTLSRPAHTQGAISRIRLHAHSLSPSLKQVADHVLRDAETVIHQTITELAASAGVGEATITRLCRKLDFAGFHAFKIALAADVAGRDSSTQTADTDLTGHTARLVKQSTLTLDDTGRLLDPDVIEAVASQLARAPRVDITGQGNSGLVAQLFAHRLLRLGITAVAYTDPHVAAVSISTLPRGGVVIGLTSSGSTIDTVQHLRLAQSHGHYTVAITHRASSPVTRYASKVLFTSRQEEPLTDAVLDTLISQTLVLEVLYAGLLSRRPEAAAVLRVTAESVVEKKY, encoded by the coding sequence ATGAGTCAGACGCTTTCCCGCCCGGCCCACACCCAGGGCGCCATCAGCCGCATTCGGCTGCATGCCCATAGCCTATCCCCGTCGCTAAAACAGGTCGCTGACCACGTGCTGCGCGACGCCGAAACCGTGATCCACCAGACCATCACCGAACTCGCCGCCTCGGCTGGCGTGGGCGAAGCCACCATCACCCGCCTGTGCCGCAAGCTGGACTTCGCCGGTTTTCACGCCTTCAAGATCGCCCTGGCCGCCGACGTGGCCGGGCGCGACAGCAGCACCCAGACCGCCGACACCGATCTGACCGGCCACACCGCCCGACTGGTCAAGCAGAGCACCCTGACCCTGGACGACACCGGCCGTCTGCTGGACCCCGACGTGATTGAGGCCGTGGCGAGCCAGCTGGCCCGCGCGCCCCGGGTGGACATTACGGGGCAGGGCAACTCGGGGCTGGTGGCGCAACTGTTCGCCCACCGCCTGCTGCGCCTGGGGATTACCGCCGTGGCCTACACCGACCCGCACGTGGCGGCCGTGAGTATCTCCACCCTACCCCGGGGCGGCGTGGTGATCGGCCTGACCAGTTCCGGCAGCACCATCGACACCGTGCAGCACCTGCGCCTGGCCCAGAGCCACGGCCACTACACCGTTGCCATTACCCACCGGGCCAGTTCGCCCGTGACCCGCTACGCCAGCAAAGTCCTGTTTACATCCCGCCAGGAGGAACCGCTGACCGACGCCGTACTGGACACCCTGATCTCGCAGACGCTGGTGCTGGAAGTGCTGTATGCCGGCCTGCTCTCGCGCCGCCCCGAAGCCGCCGCCGTGCTGCGCGTGACCGCTGAAAGCGTGGTGGAAAAGAAGTACTAG
- a CDS encoding carbohydrate ABC transporter permease, with the protein MSLTAATPARAAGRTVAWRQPVALMLRYAVLILILLFALFPFIWTLAIALTDKTAGTSIYAFPQSLFPQRVTLHNFVDVFRSFALGKALWNSVVITALTVLGTLLISALAAYPLARFRFPGSALIFGAILATLVLPSETTFIVNTLTLKKLGLLGTYGGVVIPTIAGAFGIFLMRQAFVSVPVALLEAARLDGASELTILTRIMLPLTKPSLAALGIFTTVTTWNAYFWPMLVLSGAPDKAPMAVAVLKLKGQFNYDPFNIAAGAIIMMLPVLIVFLAAQRLFLRGMEGAVK; encoded by the coding sequence ATGAGCCTGACCGCCGCCACCCCGGCCCGCGCGGCCGGACGCACCGTGGCGTGGCGCCAGCCCGTGGCGCTGATGCTGCGCTACGCCGTGCTGATCCTGATCCTGTTGTTCGCCCTGTTTCCCTTTATCTGGACCCTGGCGATTGCCCTGACCGACAAGACGGCCGGCACGTCCATCTACGCCTTTCCACAGAGCCTCTTTCCGCAGCGCGTGACCCTGCACAACTTCGTGGACGTGTTCCGCTCCTTTGCGCTGGGCAAGGCGCTGTGGAACTCGGTGGTGATCACCGCCCTGACGGTGCTGGGCACCCTGCTGATCTCGGCGCTGGCGGCCTACCCGCTGGCCCGCTTCCGCTTTCCGGGGAGCGCGCTGATTTTCGGGGCGATTCTGGCCACGCTGGTGCTGCCCTCGGAAACCACCTTTATCGTGAACACGCTGACCCTGAAAAAGCTGGGGCTGCTGGGCACCTACGGAGGCGTGGTCATTCCCACGATTGCCGGCGCCTTTGGCATCTTCCTGATGCGGCAGGCCTTTGTGTCGGTGCCGGTGGCGCTGCTGGAAGCCGCGCGGCTGGACGGCGCCAGCGAACTGACCATCCTGACGCGCATCATGTTGCCGCTCACCAAGCCGTCTCTGGCTGCCCTGGGCATCTTCACCACCGTCACCACCTGGAACGCGTATTTCTGGCCCATGCTGGTGCTGTCTGGCGCGCCAGACAAAGCGCCGATGGCCGTGGCCGTTCTGAAACTCAAGGGGCAATTCAACTATGACCCGTTCAATATTGCGGCCGGGGCCATCATCATGATGCTGCCGGTGCTGATCGTGTTCCTGGCGGCCCAGCGCCTGTTCCTGCGCGGCATGGAAGGAGCGGTGAAATGA
- a CDS encoding glycosyl hydrolase family 18 protein encodes MYKTAARLTALLAVSLALGACGRESPTAMSSAATLRAQATGLTATFDSTGAWDTGFTGRITLRNPGPTPITGWTLKFKFNGNASAGSSVWGAGGSITRDSTGLYTITPNSWGGATIPAGGSVTIGYDGTGQLSGVNTCTLNGASCSGATTPPPTGDTTAPTVSLTASPSTVTSAGTVSLSAAASDNVGVTKVEFYQGSTLLSTDTTAPYTATEPVSSANNGTRTYTAKAFDAAGNTRSASASVTVNISGTTPPPPPPPPSGFKKIAYFAQWGIYGRNYQVKNIDTSGTAATLTHINYAFGNIYNENGTYRCNIVTRAETGNGDGGDAFADYGKGFDAATSVDGVADRWDQPLKGNFNQIKKLKAKYPNIKALISLGGWTWSKHFSAASMTDASRKALVSSCIDVYIKGNLPLSDGAGGPGAAAGVFDGIDIDWEYPGGGGLPTNGVSPQDKQNFTLLLQEFRRQLDAYKPGLLLTIAAPGGPDKIANQDPAAYKNAVDWINIMTYDFRGAWDATGPTNFHSNLYPSPNDPGTGVVKNYSVDTAVQAFLNAGVPANKLVIGVPFYGRGWTGVPGANNGLYQSATGPARGTYEAGIEDYKVLKNAPGTVYRDPVTKQMWKYDGTNFWSYDDPEVIATKMAYIKQKGLGGAMAWALDGDDAQGTLAKAIDSGLK; translated from the coding sequence ATGTACAAGACTGCCGCTCGTTTGACCGCCCTACTCGCTGTGAGCCTCGCCCTGGGGGCCTGTGGCCGGGAGTCGCCCACCGCTATGAGCAGCGCCGCCACCCTCCGGGCCCAGGCGACGGGGCTAACAGCGACGTTTGACAGCACGGGGGCGTGGGACACGGGCTTCACGGGCCGCATCACCCTGCGCAATCCCGGCCCCACCCCCATCACCGGCTGGACCCTGAAGTTCAAGTTCAATGGCAATGCCAGTGCGGGCAGTTCGGTCTGGGGTGCCGGGGGCAGCATCACCAGGGACAGCACGGGGCTGTACACCATCACCCCCAACAGCTGGGGCGGCGCCACCATTCCCGCCGGCGGCAGTGTCACCATCGGCTACGACGGCACCGGTCAACTGAGCGGCGTCAACACCTGTACCCTCAACGGCGCCAGTTGCAGTGGCGCCACCACCCCACCGCCGACGGGTGATACCACCGCGCCCACGGTGAGCCTGACCGCCAGTCCCAGCACGGTGACGAGTGCCGGCACGGTATCGCTGAGTGCGGCGGCGAGCGATAACGTGGGGGTGACGAAGGTGGAGTTCTATCAGGGCTCGACCTTGCTCAGTACCGATACGACGGCGCCGTATACGGCCACGGAGCCGGTCAGCAGTGCGAACAACGGCACGCGGACGTACACGGCCAAAGCATTTGATGCAGCGGGCAATACCAGGTCGGCTTCGGCCTCGGTCACTGTCAACATCTCCGGCACCACCCCGCCGCCCCCACCTCCCCCTCCCAGCGGGTTCAAGAAGATCGCCTACTTCGCCCAATGGGGCATCTACGGGCGCAACTATCAGGTCAAGAACATTGACACCAGCGGCACCGCCGCCACCCTGACCCACATCAACTACGCTTTCGGCAACATCTACAACGAGAACGGCACCTACCGCTGCAACATCGTGACCCGCGCCGAAACCGGCAACGGCGACGGTGGCGACGCCTTTGCGGACTATGGCAAGGGCTTTGACGCCGCCACCAGTGTGGACGGCGTGGCCGACCGCTGGGACCAGCCGCTGAAGGGCAACTTCAACCAGATCAAGAAGCTCAAGGCCAAGTACCCCAACATCAAGGCCCTGATCTCGCTGGGTGGCTGGACCTGGAGCAAGCACTTCAGCGCCGCTTCCATGACGGACGCCTCGCGCAAGGCGCTGGTGAGCTCGTGCATCGACGTGTACATCAAGGGCAACCTGCCGCTCTCGGACGGTGCGGGCGGCCCCGGCGCAGCGGCGGGCGTGTTCGACGGCATTGATATTGACTGGGAATACCCCGGTGGCGGCGGCCTGCCCACCAACGGCGTCAGCCCGCAGGACAAGCAGAACTTCACGCTGCTGCTGCAGGAATTCCGCCGTCAGCTCGACGCCTACAAGCCGGGGCTGCTGCTGACCATCGCGGCGCCCGGCGGGCCAGACAAGATCGCCAACCAGGACCCCGCCGCCTACAAGAATGCCGTGGACTGGATCAACATCATGACCTATGACTTCCGTGGCGCCTGGGACGCCACCGGGCCCACCAATTTCCACTCCAACCTGTACCCCAGTCCCAACGACCCCGGCACGGGCGTGGTCAAGAACTACTCGGTGGACACCGCTGTGCAGGCGTTCCTGAACGCGGGTGTGCCGGCCAACAAACTGGTGATCGGGGTGCCCTTCTACGGGCGCGGCTGGACCGGCGTGCCGGGGGCCAACAACGGCCTGTACCAGTCGGCCACGGGCCCAGCGCGCGGCACCTACGAGGCGGGCATTGAGGACTACAAGGTGCTGAAGAATGCCCCCGGCACCGTGTACCGCGATCCCGTGACCAAGCAGATGTGGAAGTACGACGGCACCAATTTCTGGAGCTACGACGACCCCGAAGTGATCGCCACCAAGATGGCCTACATCAAGCAGAAAGGCCTGGGCGGCGCGATGGCCTGGGCGCTGGACGGCGACGACGCCCAGGGCACGCTGGCCAAGGCGATTGACAGTGGCCTGAAGTAA